The segment TCGCAGACAGGCACATGCTTGAGCGCGGCCAGATGAAAGACATAATCCACACCGCGGCAGGCAGCTACCAGCGCATCCTTGTCACGGATATCGCCAATGATGAAGCTGAGGTGCTTATCTTCAAATTCACGGCTCATGGCTACCTGTGCAGACTCACTGCGGGAGAATACGATAATTTCTTTGGGATGCTGCGGCAGCAGCTGCCGGATCAGCTCATGCCCCCAGGAACCGGTACCGCCTGTAACCAGAATCCGTTTATTATTGAACATGCAGGTTCCCTCCAAGCAGAAATTTAACTACCTTTACCGAGACACCTTGGGCAAGATACCCTTCCGGCGCCTCCCAATCGGGCTTAAGCGACGTCATCAGCACGGTGCAGCGCAGGATGCTGTTCTGTTCTACCCCGGACACTACATTACTTCCGCAATCTACGGTCTCCGGGCGTTCTGTCGTCCTGCGTATGGTCACCGTAGGCACTCCCATCAGGCAACATTCTTCTTGAACGGTGCCGCTGTCGGTAATGGCGCACAGGGCATAACGTTCGAGATGAACAAAGTCAAAAAATCCGAAGGGTTCGTGAAACTCCACCAGCGGGTTCATACTTAGCGGGAACTCCTCCGTAAGCTTGGAGCGTGTACGGGGATGGATGCTGCAGATCAGGCGGAGTCCCAAATGCACAGCCACCAGGTTCAGCCCGGACATAATCTGGAGCAGCGACTCCGGATCATCGACATTCTCGGCCCGGTGGGCAGTCACCAGCAGATACCGGCCGGCTTCCAGCTTCAGCCGGGACAGGATGTCACTGGCCGCGATCTGCTCGTCGTAATGCGTAATCACTTCATGGATGGGATTTCCGGTTAACACGATACGCTGGCTGGGGAACCCTTCGCTGAGCAGATGTCTCTTACTCTGCTGGGTATACGGCATATTTATGGTGGAGACGGCATCTATGACACGGCGGTTTTTCTCCTCCGGCACTTTCAGATCGTAACAGCGGTTGCCTGCTTCCATATGCACCACAGGGATGCCCATCCGCTCGGCCAGAATGGCACACAGCGCACTATTGGTATCACCCAGCAGCAGTACGCGGTCCGGCTTCTCCTGAAGCAGGATGCTCTCCAGGCTGCCGAACATGGCGGCCAGCTGGCCCCCGAGCCCGGCCTGCTTATCCTGCAGCACGTAGTCCGGTGCGCGGAGTCCAAGCTCCGCGAAGAATACCGCGCTGAGGCTGGCCGTGAAATTCTGTCCGGTATGCACCAGCACATGCCGCTCCGCATGCCGGTCCAGCAGCGGAATGATGACACTAAGGCGGATGATCTCGGGCCGGGTGCCCAAAATCGTCATGATCTTCATGGGTTCACTCCCCTTTGATTATGGCCTGCCCTCAGGAACCGGGCAGGCTGCTCAGGATGCCTTACGCCGCCGCTTGCTCCGGCGGCTTCCGGCCTGGCCCGCGCGGCGCTTCTTGCCGCCGCTACCGGCCCGACGGCGCGCGGAGCCTGCTGCGCGCTTCTTACGGCGCGGGCGCGTTCCCGCCGCGCCGCTCCGGGACTTGGCGCGGCGCAGCCTGCCGCGCCGCAGCTTCGCGGCCCGCAGCCGTGCGGCGCGGCGTCCGGTCTTGCCCCGCGTCGGCTGTGCCGCGGGGGCGCTCTTCCCGCCCGCTGGCACAGCTGCGGGCGGGGCTTCCGGGCCGCCGATGAGCTGTGGCGGCTGGAGGCAGTAGCGGAGATGCCACCTCTCCGCTAAGCCTTGCAGCCGGGCGCGGTAAGCCGCCGGGCCGTAGACGGCCTCGATGCGCTCCCGCGCCTGCCGGCCAATGCCGGCCGCCATCGCCTGGTCGGCCAGCAGCGCGTTCACCCGCCCGGCCAGCGCATCCATGTCTCCCGCAGGCACGAGCAGCTCGCCGCAGCCTGCGGCGTCCAGAATCTCCCGCAGGCCGCCGGAATCATAAGCGACAACCGGCTTGCTGAAGGCGTAGCCCTCCAGGGCCGTCATGCCGAAGCCTTCCCGGATCAGGCTGGGGACAACAAGCAGATCCATCGCGCAGTAAGCGGCCGGCAGACA is part of the Paenibacillus sp. FSL M7-0420 genome and harbors:
- the wecB gene encoding non-hydrolyzing UDP-N-acetylglucosamine 2-epimerase yields the protein MKIMTILGTRPEIIRLSVIIPLLDRHAERHVLVHTGQNFTASLSAVFFAELGLRAPDYVLQDKQAGLGGQLAAMFGSLESILLQEKPDRVLLLGDTNSALCAILAERMGIPVVHMEAGNRCYDLKVPEEKNRRVIDAVSTINMPYTQQSKRHLLSEGFPSQRIVLTGNPIHEVITHYDEQIAASDILSRLKLEAGRYLLVTAHRAENVDDPESLLQIMSGLNLVAVHLGLRLICSIHPRTRSKLTEEFPLSMNPLVEFHEPFGFFDFVHLERYALCAITDSGTVQEECCLMGVPTVTIRRTTERPETVDCGSNVVSGVEQNSILRCTVLMTSLKPDWEAPEGYLAQGVSVKVVKFLLGGNLHVQ